The window tatcattaagtaataaatatacacacagttaacattaagatttattttcattttcatttcagatcCAGTCAAGCATCCCGTGCTTTTGTGCAAAAGAGATGAGATGATTGAAGAAGGGTCTGCAAGTGCATGTCCATGAATCGGGTCATTTCAGTTTAAGGCAACTGAACCTGAAGTGTCAATATAACATGATCCCATGCAGCAGGAGGGTAAAAAAACCTAAACCCTAATTTCTCTCCCCTTTCAACACCGGGAGCAACTTATCATTTTAGTGGCCTGGATTGAGGTATTTAAAAATCATTGAAACCAAACCAGGCTTCCCTGTACGAGGGGTCCTCAATGAAGCCCAGGCTTTTAAAGAGCCTGTGGGAGACCTGGTTCTCCTCCTCGATGAAGCAGTACACTGGGTAGCCCTGAGCGTGGAGTCTCTTGGCAATGGCGCTGATCAGGACTTTGGCGTAGCCTTTCCCTCTGTGCTCTGGCAGAGTGTACAACATGCCCATCGCACACGACGCGTAGGTCAGGATCCAGGATGCAGGCTTCCCTTCTCGGTCCAGCACGCAGCAGGAGGGGAAGTTTGCGAGCATATTCCCGATCATTCTGAGGGAGCCCTCGTTCTTTCCAAACTTCCATGTCTGATTCACCAAGCCGACGTGGGATTCATCCAGAGAGCGTAGTGAGATCCCTGTGCTGACGCAGAAAAGAGCGGAGtcctgttttattaaataactattaaaaTTAAGATAATGATTCAGTCACTCACTTAAAAGTTTCCCCACATGGCTAGGCTCTACCTGTCTAGAGAGGGAAGGTTGGATACATCCTCCAGTCTCATCAGGTGACACACTGCCAGTTTTCTGCTGGACACGCCTTTTTCTGAAGCCACTGCTTTGAATATCTCTATGTGGCGAAGATTGATTCCTTTGACAGAAGTTATAAAGGAAAtgctataaataaatgtgtaaaacttcattttgtgtttgtatttcttttgattagatttttttaatacaggaTTAAAGATTTCAGTCTACCAGAAGGGATTTCAACTTTGTTTTGAAACCTGAATGTGCAAATGTTGATGTATTAAAAAGAGAACAAGGGGTCACAAATTTGCtctcacattttaaaagaagcagttaataagtatgtttttacAATGTCATTTTAGAATAGCGGGTGTCAGTTGCCTTATTATACAAACCCCCTGTTATCACATATCAtcttagtttagttcagttttgaTATGGACATCACAGCAGCATTACAACCGTAACTTACATTTATGAACAAAGACCTGATTCATTGTGTTTAGTGTTGTGAAACGCTTATACAGCACTTGTCCACTTGTCGGTTTTCTTTTAACCATGATTTAATACCTCTCCCTAacttctcctttcttctcccccCGTTTGTTTTACTAGCTCCTTGctcaatgaaaaaaatcattcgGATAATGTAATGGCACTAAGGTACTGATCTTTGCACTTCTTGTGATGTAGGATATTTCATAAAATGGTGGCATGATATGCCATAATAATGTGAGGACTTTGAACACATAATAGATGATAAAAGTTCTAAGCTAGTTTTATAACCTAAAGACACCAGTGGAAAAAAACTGCATGTTACATTTTAGGACCGCAAAGATCAGTGCATCAGTATTAATGTGCTAAGAAAAGAAGAGAGTAAAAGATGAATGCTATGTCTTTAAATTATTCAAGAGACAATATAAAGAACAAAAGTGCTTATTGCTATTACCAAGGCAAAGGTACCGGGTCCAGTCAATAACAGAGGACTTCCTTATGGTTTCCTCAAGTAGAGATTCATCCTTTGCAAAAACCATTATGTCTTTGAAGAGATCACCCTTCTGCAAGAAAAGGAGAGATGTTCAGATACTGTATACGCAGAaagacagataaataaatatatatatcttacaCATAGATAAGCAGTTACCTGTTCATATTGGGGTTTGCAGACAAGGACATTGAACTCTGGCCATCTGTCCACTAAAACCCTCACAGGGTCTGATCGGACTCTGTTTCTGAGGACCAGACAACCATAAACCTTAAAAATGAGATAGTTACATTGTGTCAAGCAAACTTTGTATTATAGGCTTATATCAGTCATTGACTTGCAAATAGATTGTATTATGTATTAGGggtgcaaactcatcagggatgaaaaaggtgacaaggatATTaggggaatatatatttttaaatatatatatatattcatatgcttcaatgttatACATACACAGTGGGTTATTTGACCCAAATATGTTCAcgtgcaaagtaaacaacaatcaattgtttatgttgacaacaactcatgttctcatatatatatataatatatatatatattcatatgcttcaatgttattggaatgttattatgttattattaaatggaAGATCAATTTGCATGAAATGATAGCTAGTTATCTAACATCTCTGATGTTATAGTCTCTGCAGATTTAACTCATGAAATTATAATGGGAAAAGGTAGAAACCCTCAGGGTGCTGTCAATGTGCAAGCTGCCAATTTAATGGTGATTTAAGCTCCTCTATtgggttttatatatatatatatatatatatatatatatatactcgattggtttatatatatatatattatatatatatatatatataaactttatatatatatatagctactctattgggttttatatttgtaaatctGACTCTGAAAGAGTCAGATTTACAACTCATGTTCAACAGACACACCATATAATtcatatcagcatgttaacgtTATATGTAACTTATTAGCAGCTAAACTCCGGACCAAACTCCGCTGACGGCCGTGTCTTTTTATTGTAACCAGCAATAACCAGCAATAATGGTTGATGTGATTTGCGAGGCGTCTGTCAGCCAACTGTCTGACATTAGCACGTTAGCCTACGTTAGACGTTCTTGCAGCGTACCAACGTCACACGTTACCGTAAATGCTATCTTAAAAAGGCCGCTCGAAACCAAcggtttttgaaaatgtcttcacCCGAAAGACATGTCTAGTAATACACCTGTTATTACGGCAAAGCAGCTACCTTCCATTTCGAACAGACCCGAAGACTCGGAAAAAAAAGCTTGCGTGTCATGAGGCCAAACAAAcaagcttgaaaaaaatattagattcaTGACAGCTTGTGTTCGCAGATTACTtggaggacccccccccccctccccatttttttttttattgcagatctACACGAATCACACAAATGACCTATTTTGGATCAAAAACGGCGAATTTCGCCGAAAGGTGACGAGTTTGCACCCCTGGTATTAAGTATTTATTATAGTAGATCCAACACACCTGTTGTGACCGAGGTAAATATCTTTGCAGCTGAGTCTCGGTCATTTTCAGCTGCTCTTCGTTCAGTTCCATGGTAGTTTCTGGTTAAATCCTTCCGGTCCGGAGTATCAAGGAAGCCGTACCGAGTGTGAAGCACCGATTGGAATTGCTGTGCGAGcgttttttttctggctgtgAAGTTGGCCTCAGATTCGAACTTTGGACACGTAAACTGTGGGTGAACTTTAAGAAATatatctttttagtttttttgccaaGCACTTGTGAAAGAGGTATTcagatcttttaaaaaatatagagaaaaaaagttgaagtgCCCCATTGTAAAAAATACTCACAAATACTTGCGAAAGTTTCGCATTCAAAATCGTActcaaataaaagtacaaaagcatTAGCATAAAAAAGATAGGCTACTTctagtaccaaaagtaaaactGCTCATTATGCAGACTGGTCCATTCCTGATTTATTACTGAATTATAATTGGTTATGCATTAATATGTATCTCACTTCAATTATGTAACTT is drawn from Anoplopoma fimbria isolate UVic2021 breed Golden Eagle Sablefish chromosome 6, Afim_UVic_2022, whole genome shotgun sequence and contains these coding sequences:
- the si:dkey-76k16.6 gene encoding glycine N-acyltransferase translates to MELNEEQLKMTETQLQRYLPRSQQVYGCLVLRNRVRSDPVRVLVDRWPEFNVLVCKPQYEQKGDLFKDIMVFAKDESLLEETIRKSSVIDWTRYLCLGINLRHIEIFKAVASEKGVSSRKLAVCHLMRLEDVSNLPSLDSTGISLRSLDESHVGLVNQTWKFGKNEGSLRMIGNMLANFPSCCVLDREGKPASWILTYASCAMGMLYTLPEHRGKGYAKVLISAIAKRLHAQGYPVYCFIEEENQVSHRLFKSLGFIEDPSYREAWFGFNDF